The following proteins come from a genomic window of Proteiniphilum propionicum:
- a CDS encoding DUF4249 domain-containing protein, giving the protein MKRKIYPLFIVTIFLMSCEKDIDFKGTISDPLLVLNATLTPDSIVSIQLTQSQFVLGEFKPFPTVRDADVTLFVNGEMKEKLIHQSDGIYMGEYSPVPKDEIKVEVIVDGYNRIFSQTVIPHKPIITVTDSTVSTRTVVANETVYRTLKLQLKLNDIFNEENYYYIKGARNYYWEDKLLLSLPISLDLSSVLKNNVIDEDIFNEIIGNDLDKNRSANLFSDLLIDGENILFDFHLSDIIGSITSVNGDELDDDMSIEYIIEIGEISVELYHYLISVNKALVNEDMPFFEPFRVYTNIENGIGIFGSYNSYRLKTRFKTKFLPYDLYFSYSY; this is encoded by the coding sequence ATGAAACGAAAAATATATCCATTGTTCATCGTAACAATATTTTTAATGTCCTGCGAAAAGGATATCGATTTCAAAGGAACCATATCAGACCCATTGCTGGTGCTGAATGCTACACTTACTCCAGACTCCATAGTTTCTATTCAACTTACCCAAAGCCAATTCGTTCTAGGGGAATTTAAACCGTTCCCCACTGTCAGGGATGCTGATGTCACTCTTTTCGTAAATGGTGAAATGAAAGAGAAACTTATCCACCAGTCTGATGGTATTTATATGGGTGAATATTCCCCAGTACCAAAAGATGAAATTAAAGTCGAAGTGATAGTAGATGGTTATAACCGGATATTCTCCCAAACCGTTATCCCCCATAAACCCATTATCACTGTGACTGATTCAACTGTTTCTACACGAACTGTTGTTGCCAATGAAACAGTCTACAGAACTTTAAAGTTACAATTAAAATTGAATGATATATTTAACGAAGAAAATTACTATTACATTAAAGGGGCGCGAAATTACTATTGGGAAGATAAACTTTTGTTATCATTGCCTATTTCTTTAGATCTCAGTAGTGTATTGAAAAATAATGTGATTGATGAGGACATTTTTAATGAGATTATTGGGAATGATTTGGATAAAAACAGATCAGCCAACCTTTTTTCAGATCTCTTAATTGATGGTGAAAATATTCTCTTTGATTTTCACTTATCTGACATAATAGGCTCTATTACATCTGTTAACGGCGATGAATTGGATGATGATATGAGTATAGAATATATCATAGAGATTGGAGAAATATCGGTAGAACTGTACCACTATCTAATCTCAGTCAACAAAGCATTGGTTAATGAGGATATGCCTTTTTTTGAACCATTTAGAGTGTACACGAATATTGAAAATGGTATTGGTATCTTCGGTTCCTACAATTCTTACAGGTTGAAAACTCGTTTTAAAACGAAATTCTTACCCTATGATTTATACTTTTCATACAGTTATTAG
- a CDS encoding outer membrane beta-barrel protein, which produces MNTKNYLTVLSVLLLLLSNYPSVVNAQGNKDLNLHLETGYGIKLDKGDYNSFQIYLSPSYGINNVVNAGVGTGLVFMHRNIYHEKARKLTFVPVYLHANVSLNKRNTITPYAGVKLGYGISSKKFSGPSEQSSAWNGEDINSEIKGGAFFSVSLGILHTLSNRHDLSFSLAYDLQRSHLKMGRDNRIHEQTYNLTALAFKVGYVF; this is translated from the coding sequence ATGAATACAAAGAATTATTTAACAGTTTTATCAGTGTTATTATTGTTATTATCTAACTACCCTTCCGTTGTAAATGCACAGGGGAACAAAGACTTAAACCTACATTTGGAAACAGGTTATGGAATAAAGTTAGATAAAGGTGATTACAATTCATTTCAAATTTATCTCTCACCTTCATACGGTATTAACAATGTTGTTAATGCAGGAGTCGGTACCGGACTCGTTTTTATGCATAGAAATATATATCATGAAAAAGCGAGGAAGTTGACTTTTGTTCCCGTGTATTTACATGCTAACGTCTCGTTAAACAAACGGAACACTATTACTCCATACGCCGGAGTAAAACTGGGCTATGGAATTTCTTCTAAAAAGTTTAGCGGGCCCTCCGAACAGTCTTCTGCGTGGAATGGAGAGGACATCAATTCTGAAATAAAAGGCGGTGCATTCTTTTCTGTATCATTGGGTATTTTACACACATTGTCAAACAGACATGACTTGTCTTTTTCTCTTGCATATGATTTGCAACGTTCCCATTTGAAAATGGGAAGAGACAATCGAATTCACGAACAGACTTATAATTTGACAGCATTAGCTTTTAAAGTTGGGTACGTTTTTTAG